The Siniperca chuatsi isolate FFG_IHB_CAS linkage group LG9, ASM2008510v1, whole genome shotgun sequence genome includes a region encoding these proteins:
- the LOC122881583 gene encoding uncharacterized protein C18orf19 homolog A-like, which produces MIMQRILSYGTLRRVAAARPLLVGVSVPEPPVAFCCCVLRLSLPPPTGRRWLSTSASSKAAHQPKHQPPQEEPQSSSTPQTQEVQKGEAGPDAAELDPLQDKSSGLVQRFKKTFKQYGKVMIPVHLLTSSVWFGTFYYAAMKGVNVVPFLEMIGLPESLVGLLRDSSSGYALTAYAMYKIATPARYTVTLGGTSLSVQYLRKHGYLSTPPPVKEYFQDKMEETKEKLTEKMEETKGRFSEKMEETKERISEKMEETKDKLSGKLQETKDRVSEGKAFFRKKND; this is translated from the exons atgataATGCAGCGCATCCTAAGTTATGGGACACTGCGGCGGGTGGCAGCAGCACGCCCGTTACTGGTGGGCGTCAGCGTCCCCGAGCCACCAGTAGCATTTTGCTGCTGTGTCCTCCGCCTGTCCCTGCCGCCGCCCACAGGCCGGCGCTGGCTGTCAACCTCAGCCTCCAGCAAGGCAGCACATCAGCCAAAACACCAGCCACCACAGGAGGAACCACAGTCCAGCTCCACGCCTCAAACACAGGAGGTCCAGAAAGGGGAAGCTGGGCCTGATGCTGCAGAATTGGACCCTCTGCAGGACAAGTCCAGCGGGCTGGTCCAGAGGTTTAAGAAGACCTTCAAACAGTATGGGAAGGTGATGATCCCTGTACATCTCCTGACGTCCTCCGTCTGGTTTGGAACCTTCTATTACGCTGCTATGAA AGGTGTGAATGTAGTGCCATTCCTGGAGATGATTGGTCTGCCAGAGTCACTAGTTGGCCTTTTGAGAGACTCCTCGAGTGGCTACGCTCTGACCGCGTACGCCATGTACAAG ATTGCAACCCCTGCTAGATATACGGTTACTCTGGGCGGCACGTCACTATCTGTCCAGTATCTCCGCAAGCACGGCTACTTATCCACACCACCACCAGTTAAAGAATACTTTCAGGACAAAATGGAGGAGACAAAGGAGAAACTGACAGAAAAGATGGAAGAGACAAAGGGGAGATTTTcagagaaaatggaggaaacaAAAGAACGTATCTCTGAGAAAATGGAAGAGACTAAGGACAAGCTTTCTGGGAAACTGCAGGAAACCAAAGACAGAGTCTCCGAAGGAAAAGCGttttttagaaagaaaaacGATTAG